The Candidatus Uhrbacteria bacterium genome has a segment encoding these proteins:
- a CDS encoding 23S rRNA (pseudouridine(1915)-N(3))-methyltransferase RlmH: MKSIHIRAVGSPTEDWQSEAISMYLERLKPFTKVELTEVAEGHQGSAKPDTNKTRAREAESLAKGQPKGSFVIALDETGTNLDSPSFARKLETWSESGRPLVFLIGGSWGLDPALRSQAEAVISLGKQTLPHQLARIVLLEQLYRAETIIRKKEYHK, from the coding sequence ATGAAGAGCATCCACATTCGAGCCGTCGGCTCCCCTACGGAAGACTGGCAATCCGAGGCTATTTCCATGTATCTCGAGCGTCTTAAGCCTTTTACCAAGGTGGAATTGACCGAGGTCGCGGAAGGCCACCAAGGCTCGGCTAAACCCGACACCAATAAAACCCGGGCTCGAGAAGCCGAGTCACTCGCCAAAGGACAACCTAAGGGTTCATTCGTTATTGCCCTCGATGAAACTGGAACCAATCTTGATTCACCCTCATTCGCACGCAAACTCGAGACCTGGTCCGAGTCCGGTCGTCCACTCGTCTTTTTAATCGGTGGATCTTGGGGGCTTGATCCCGCGCTTCGCTCGCAAGCAGAAGCCGTCATCTCGCTCGGCAAACAAACGCTCCCCCACCAGCTCGCACGCATCGTATTATTAGAGCAACTGTATCGTGCCGAGACGATCATCCGAAAAAAGGAGTATCATAAGTAG